A genomic segment from Dehalococcoidia bacterium encodes:
- a CDS encoding signal peptidase I: MIKKLKLDYIACALVVLLILFMVVTVNKAGWRYDAVKTASMGRTIPVGSLVVTIPVDSATEISSGDIVAFRQEDSRILHRIIEITVENGETFYKTKGDANEDPDDMLVVRSKVEGKKIFHVPYLGYVLAKTRELMNVAGGLLALCADGETGGGNRLKAAISGGSAEFQVTTLASKLPAVRGFTSAAVASSVYVFGGYGGGYHNDIVELEPATENVTNLVSKLPTARAYTAAAASGGKIYVLGGYGGGRLNDIVEFDPATGGVVNLASKLPAARQSGAAAAAGGKVYYFGGYNENSSPCNDIIEFDPAAGTAVILTPKLPRTAVFLSAAAASSGRIYVFGGRFTDQIVEFDPATYTVTDLASKLPTARGDTSAVAFGDKIYVFGGYEAGSKFNDQIVEFNPATSTVVVLNAKLPFARCTTSAAMSADKMYVIGGYNGAYLDEIVKIY, encoded by the coding sequence ATGATCAAAAAACTCAAACTCGACTATATCGCCTGCGCTCTGGTTGTTTTGCTGATCCTGTTCATGGTTGTGACAGTGAACAAAGCAGGCTGGCGGTACGACGCGGTGAAGACCGCGAGCATGGGCCGAACCATCCCGGTTGGCTCTCTGGTGGTAACTATCCCTGTGGATTCTGCAACTGAAATTAGCAGCGGAGACATCGTTGCTTTTCGTCAAGAAGACAGCCGCATTTTGCACAGAATTATAGAAATAACCGTTGAAAACGGTGAAACGTTTTACAAAACCAAAGGCGACGCAAACGAAGATCCGGACGATATGCTCGTCGTAAGGAGCAAAGTAGAAGGCAAAAAGATCTTCCACGTGCCTTATTTGGGCTATGTGCTGGCGAAAACCAGAGAGTTGATGAACGTTGCCGGCGGTTTGCTTGCGCTCTGCGCCGACGGCGAGACAGGCGGCGGCAACCGGTTGAAAGCCGCGATAAGCGGCGGGTCGGCGGAGTTCCAGGTGACAACGCTGGCGTCGAAGCTGCCGGCGGTAAGAGGCTTTACTTCCGCGGCGGTTGCAAGCAGCGTCTATGTGTTCGGGGGGTATGGCGGCGGGTATCATAACGACATAGTGGAGCTTGAGCCGGCGACCGAAAACGTAACTAACCTGGTGTCGAAGTTGCCGACGGCGAGGGCGTACACGGCAGCGGCTGCAAGCGGCGGCAAAATATACGTGCTCGGCGGGTATGGCGGCGGACGTCTAAACGACATAGTGGAGTTTGACCCGGCGACCGGCGGCGTGGTAAACCTGGCGTCGAAGCTACCGGCCGCCAGACAGTCTGGAGCGGCGGCCGCGGCTGGTGGTAAGGTTTATTACTTCGGCGGATATAACGAGAACAGCTCACCCTGCAACGACATAATAGAGTTCGACCCGGCGGCCGGAACCGCGGTGATATTGACCCCAAAACTGCCCAGAACCGCGGTGTTCCTCTCGGCGGCGGCCGCGAGCAGCGGCAGGATATACGTGTTTGGCGGCAGATTTACGGATCAGATCGTGGAATTCGACCCGGCCACCTACACAGTGACCGACCTGGCGTCAAAACTGCCGACCGCAAGGGGCGACACGTCGGCGGTGGCGTTCGGAGATAAAATATATGTCTTTGGCGGCTACGAAGCGGGTAGTAAGTTTAATGACCAAATCGTGGAATTTAATCCGGCGACGAGTACTGTGGTTGTTCTCAACGCAAAAT